The window CGCCTGCCGCGCCACCGCGCGGTGGGCCGCACTGCCGAAGTCCTTCTGCAGCGAGCGATCCGTGTACGGGTGCTCGAACAGGCCCAGCTCGAACTTCTTCGTCAGGATGCGCCGGTTGGCGTCGTCGATGCGCGACATCGGGACGTGTCCGTTTTGGACTTCGGCGCGCAGCGTGTCGATGAACTTCTGGTAGTCGTAGGGGACCATCACCATGTCGATCCCGGCGTTGACGGCCTGGCTGACCTCGGCCGCGGTGAACCCGGGCTGGCCGTCGATCTGGTTGATGCCGTCCCAGTCCGAGATCACGTAGCCCGAGAAGTGCAGCTCGCCCTTCAGCAGGTCGGTGATCAGGAACTTGTTGCCGTGGTCCTTGACGCCGTTCCAGCTGTTGTAGCTGATCATCACCGAGCCGACGCCGTGGTCGACCGCGGCGCGGAACGGCGGCAGGTGGATGCGGCGCAGCTCGTCGAGGCTGATCTGCGTGTTGCCCTGGTCGACGCCGCCGGTCGTGCCGCCGTCGCCGATGAAGTGCTTGGCGGTGGCCATGATCGACGTCTTGTCGTCGAGGTTCCGGCCCTGCATGCCTTCGATGATCACGGAGTTCTCGACGGCGTTGCGCGGGATCTCGCCGAAGGACTCGTACGTGCGGCCCCAGCGGTCGTTGCGGGCCACGCACAGGCACGGCGCGAAGCCCCACTTCACGCCGGTCGCGGCGGCTTCGTCCGCGGTGACCGCGCCGATCTTCTCGACCAGCCGCGGGTCGTTCGCCGCGCCGAGGCCGATGTTGTGCGGGAAGATCGTCGCGCCGTAGACGTTGTTGTGGCCGTGCACGGTGTCGGCGCCGTAGACGATCGGGATGCCGAGGCCGGTCGACGTCGACGCCGCCTGGTAGGCGTCGATCATGTCCGCCCACCCGGTCGGCGTGTTCGGCGTCGGCGTCGAACCGCCGCCGGAGAGGATGGAGCCGAGCCGGGCGGTCGCGGACTGGGCGGGCGTCGCGGCCTGGCGCTCGGCCTCGGTCATCTGCCCGATCTTGTCGTCGAGGGTCATCCTCGACATCAGGTCCTTGACCCGCGAGGACACTGGAGCGTGCGGGTTCTTGTAGAGCGGTGTCACGGCCGCGGAAGCCGCCGGCGTCAACGCGGTACCGGACACGAGCAGAGCAGCGAAGACAGTGGCGCGCAGTGATCTCTTGGCGCGGAGGACCGACATTGTTCCCTCCGAAAACGATCAATCGACCTATATGTTGCGAGCCACAACAAACTAGCTCTCCCACAGCGTGGCGTCGGTCACAATTCGGTTACAGCGGTCGTCCGGGTACGTTCGCCGTGTGCAGTTCGTCCTCGCCTCCCAGTCCCCCGCCCGCCTCGCCCTCCTGCGCTCCGCGGGCCTCGACCCGGCCGTGTTCGTCTCCGGCGTCGACGAGGACGCCGTCGCCGCTTCGCTGACCGACCCGTCGCCGTCGGAGCTGGTCGCCGCCCTCGCTTCGGCCAAGGCCGAAGCGGTCGTCGACCAGGTCGCCGCGGCCCACCCGGACGCCGTGATCGTCGCCTGCGACTCGATGCTGAACATCGGCGGGCAGATGGTCGGCAAACCGGCGAATCCGGACATCGCGCGGCAGCGCTGGGCCGCGATGGCGGGGTCATCCGGTGAACTCCTCACCGGGCACGCGGTCGTCCGGCTCGACGGCGGAGCGCGGTCCAAGGAGACCAGTGGCTGGGAATCGACCACCGTCCGGTTCGGCACGCCCAGCCCCGAGGAGATCGACGCCTACGTCGCGACCGGCGAGCCGCTGCACGTGGCCGGCGGGTTCACGATCGACGGCCTGGGCAGCTGGTTCGTCGACGGCCTCGACGGCGGCCACACGAGCGTCATCGGCATCAGCCTGCCGCTGACGCGCCGGCTGCTCGCCGAGGTCGGCGTGAGTGTCGTGGATCTCTGGCGGCGTTCCGGATCCTGAGAAAGGCGCCACACGAACGGGCGCTCCGGAAGAGTCCTGCCATGCCTGGCGTTCCTTGCACGAGGCAAGACAGGAAACTTTCGAGCACCGGAGTAGCCCCGTGTCTTTCGTACGGACATACACCAAGCCGCGGGTGTTCGCGGCCGCGGTTCTCGGCTCGCTCGTCGTCGGCGCCCTCCTCGGCGTCGTCGCACGGCAGACCGAAGCCGGCTGGCTGACCGATCTCCTCGACCAGATCGGCACCATCTTCACCACGCTGCTGCAGATCGCGGTGATCCCGCTGGTCTTCACGGCGATCGTGGTCGGCATCAACAGCCTCCGGAAGCTCGGCGGCGGCCGCACCGCCGCGCGCCTCGGCGGCAAGACGGTGCTGTGGTTCGCGACCACGTCGTTCATCGCCTCGCTGATCGGCATCGCGATCGGCCGGATCTTCAACCCGGGTTCGGGTGGCCTCGGCGGCGTGA of the Amycolatopsis sp. NBC_01488 genome contains:
- a CDS encoding Maf family protein, which encodes MQFVLASQSPARLALLRSAGLDPAVFVSGVDEDAVAASLTDPSPSELVAALASAKAEAVVDQVAAAHPDAVIVACDSMLNIGGQMVGKPANPDIARQRWAAMAGSSGELLTGHAVVRLDGGARSKETSGWESTTVRFGTPSPEEIDAYVATGEPLHVAGGFTIDGLGSWFVDGLDGGHTSVIGISLPLTRRLLAEVGVSVVDLWRRSGS
- a CDS encoding glycoside hydrolase family 3 protein, whose amino-acid sequence is MSVLRAKRSLRATVFAALLVSGTALTPAASAAVTPLYKNPHAPVSSRVKDLMSRMTLDDKIGQMTEAERQAATPAQSATARLGSILSGGGSTPTPNTPTGWADMIDAYQAASTSTGLGIPIVYGADTVHGHNNVYGATIFPHNIGLGAANDPRLVEKIGAVTADEAAATGVKWGFAPCLCVARNDRWGRTYESFGEIPRNAVENSVIIEGMQGRNLDDKTSIMATAKHFIGDGGTTGGVDQGNTQISLDELRRIHLPPFRAAVDHGVGSVMISYNSWNGVKDHGNKFLITDLLKGELHFSGYVISDWDGINQIDGQPGFTAAEVSQAVNAGIDMVMVPYDYQKFIDTLRAEVQNGHVPMSRIDDANRRILTKKFELGLFEHPYTDRSLQKDFGSAAHRAVARQAVRESQVLLKNSHDVLPLAKRNNKIFVAGKNANDMGNQAGGWTLTWQGQSGERVIPGTTILDGIRSDAGKGTEVTYDRAGDGIDSSFKVAVAVVGETPYAEGQGDRPNGLGLDAEDVALIGKLKASGVPLVVVTVSGRPLDISAQLPSIDGLVAAWLPGSEGAGVADVLYGDYNPTGKLSFTWPKSSAQEPINVGDGQQALFPYGYGLSYRRH